Proteins encoded within one genomic window of Amorphoplanes friuliensis DSM 7358:
- a CDS encoding discoidin domain-containing protein gives MTPIPLAAPPRRRRRKFTVLAAVLATALGLTVASVTTSASAADTLLSQGKTATASSQEGADVSAAKAVDGNAGTRWSSVFADPQWLQVDLGATATISQVVLQWEGAYGKAYKIQTSANGTAWTDVYSTTTGAGGTETLAVTGSGRYVRMYGTTRASGYGYSLYEFKVYGSTSANPPPSECGTTNAAQGKTATASSQEGADVAAAKAVDGDAGTRWSSQFSDPQWLQVDLGSTQSICRVVLQWEGAYGKAYKIQTSANGTTWTDSFSTAAGAGGTETLAVTGSGRYVRMYGTVRGSGYGYSLYELKVFTGSGSVTPPPTTGDPVEPTDPRNPNLGPNVNVFDPSTPAATIQNRLNALFTAQETNQFGPERYAVLFKPGNYSADVNLGFFTQVSGLGLSPDDVNLNGHVRVEAGWMNGNATQNFWRVAENLSVTLPAGTTVERYAVSQAAPYRRMHLKGAGNQIQLWNGGDGWSSGGLMADTKVDGAVVSGSQQQWYSRNSEFGSWAGSVWNMVFQGVQGAPAPNFPNPSHTVINTTPTVREKPFLYVDSTGEYKVFVPALRQNSTGTSWYNKTPAGSSISLSDFSVVRPGATAATMNAALAQGKNLLFTPGVYNVDQALQVNRPDTVILGLGLATLRPTTGTAAVKIADVAGVKLAGVLVEAGATNSPTLIEVGQAGSSANNAANPISLHDVFVRIGGSGIGRATTSVVVNSNNVIGDHLWLWRADHGDGVGWSVNTADQGLVVNGADVTMYGLFVEHFQKYQTVWNGERGRTYFYQNEMPYEMPNQASWMNGATRGYAAYKVADTVNTHQAWGLGSYCVFTLDQSVVGERAIEAPVKPGIQFTNMVTVSLGGQGTINKIINDKGGTAQKGAEIQYLTSGP, from the coding sequence ATGACTCCGATACCCCTGGCTGCGCCGCCCCGGCGCAGACGCCGCAAGTTCACCGTGCTCGCCGCCGTCCTCGCCACGGCGCTGGGCCTGACCGTCGCGTCCGTCACCACCTCGGCCAGTGCGGCCGACACGCTGCTGTCGCAGGGGAAGACCGCGACCGCCTCGTCGCAGGAGGGCGCCGACGTCTCGGCCGCGAAGGCAGTGGACGGCAACGCCGGTACGCGGTGGTCCAGCGTCTTCGCCGACCCGCAGTGGCTGCAGGTCGACCTCGGTGCCACCGCCACCATCAGTCAGGTGGTGCTGCAGTGGGAGGGCGCGTACGGGAAGGCGTACAAGATCCAGACCAGTGCGAACGGCACCGCCTGGACCGACGTCTACTCGACGACCACGGGCGCGGGCGGCACGGAAACGCTGGCCGTGACGGGGTCGGGGCGCTACGTCCGGATGTACGGCACGACCCGCGCGAGCGGCTACGGCTACTCGCTCTACGAGTTCAAGGTCTACGGCTCCACGAGTGCCAACCCGCCGCCGTCCGAGTGCGGCACGACCAACGCGGCCCAGGGGAAGACTGCGACCGCCTCGTCGCAGGAGGGCGCCGACGTCGCCGCCGCGAAGGCCGTGGACGGTGACGCCGGCACCCGCTGGTCGAGCCAGTTCAGTGACCCGCAGTGGTTGCAGGTCGACCTCGGCAGCACCCAGTCGATCTGCCGGGTGGTGCTGCAGTGGGAGGGCGCGTACGGCAAGGCGTACAAGATCCAGACCAGTGCGAACGGCACCACCTGGACCGACAGCTTCTCCACGGCCGCTGGTGCGGGCGGCACCGAGACCCTCGCCGTGACGGGCTCCGGCCGCTACGTGCGGATGTACGGCACCGTCCGTGGCAGCGGCTACGGCTACTCGCTGTACGAACTCAAGGTCTTCACCGGCTCGGGCAGCGTGACGCCGCCGCCGACGACGGGTGACCCTGTCGAGCCGACCGACCCGCGTAACCCCAACCTCGGCCCGAACGTCAACGTCTTCGACCCGTCGACGCCGGCCGCCACGATCCAGAACCGTCTGAACGCGCTCTTCACCGCGCAGGAGACCAACCAGTTCGGTCCCGAGCGCTACGCCGTGCTGTTCAAGCCGGGCAACTACTCGGCCGACGTCAACCTCGGCTTCTTCACCCAGGTGTCCGGGCTGGGCCTGTCGCCCGACGACGTCAACCTCAACGGCCACGTGCGTGTCGAGGCCGGCTGGATGAACGGCAACGCCACCCAGAACTTCTGGCGGGTCGCCGAGAACCTGTCGGTCACCCTCCCCGCCGGTACGACCGTCGAGCGGTACGCCGTCTCGCAGGCCGCGCCGTACCGCCGGATGCACCTCAAGGGTGCGGGCAACCAGATCCAGCTCTGGAACGGTGGTGACGGCTGGTCGTCCGGCGGCCTGATGGCCGACACCAAGGTGGACGGTGCGGTCGTCTCCGGCTCGCAGCAGCAGTGGTACTCGCGCAACAGCGAGTTCGGCAGCTGGGCCGGATCGGTCTGGAACATGGTCTTCCAGGGTGTGCAGGGCGCCCCCGCCCCCAACTTCCCCAATCCCTCCCACACGGTCATCAACACCACCCCCACGGTCCGGGAGAAGCCCTTCCTGTACGTGGACAGCACCGGCGAGTACAAGGTGTTCGTCCCGGCACTACGCCAGAACAGCACCGGCACGAGCTGGTACAACAAGACCCCGGCCGGCTCGTCGATCTCGCTGAGCGACTTCTCCGTCGTCCGTCCGGGCGCCACCGCGGCGACCATGAACGCCGCCCTCGCGCAGGGCAAGAACCTGCTGTTCACACCGGGCGTCTACAACGTCGACCAGGCGCTGCAGGTGAACCGCCCGGACACCGTGATCCTCGGTCTGGGTCTCGCCACACTGCGGCCGACCACGGGCACCGCGGCCGTCAAGATCGCCGACGTCGCCGGGGTGAAGCTGGCGGGTGTGCTCGTCGAGGCCGGCGCCACCAACTCGCCGACGCTGATCGAGGTCGGTCAGGCGGGCAGCAGCGCGAACAACGCCGCGAACCCGATCTCGCTGCACGACGTCTTCGTCCGGATCGGCGGCTCGGGCATCGGCCGGGCCACCACCAGCGTCGTCGTCAACAGCAACAACGTCATCGGCGACCACCTGTGGCTGTGGCGCGCGGACCACGGTGACGGCGTCGGCTGGTCGGTCAACACCGCCGACCAGGGCCTGGTCGTCAACGGCGCCGACGTCACGATGTACGGCCTGTTCGTCGAGCACTTCCAGAAGTATCAGACGGTCTGGAACGGCGAACGAGGCCGGACGTACTTCTACCAGAACGAGATGCCCTACGAGATGCCGAACCAAGCGTCCTGGATGAACGGGGCGACCCGTGGTTACGCGGCCTACAAGGTCGCCGACACGGTGAACACCCACCAGGCGTGGGGTCTGGGCAGCTACTGCGTCTTCACCCTCGACCAGTCGGTGGTGGGGGAGCGCGCGATCGAGGCCCCGGTCAAGCCCGGCATCCAGTTCACCAACATGGTCACCGTCTCGCTCGGCGGCCAGGGCACCATCAACAAGATCATCAACGACAAGGGTGGTACGGCGCAGAAGGGTGCGGAGATCCAGTACCTGACGTCCGGCCCGTAA
- a CDS encoding DUF305 domain-containing protein, with product MIYPQRTAVAGCLLALLLGASACDAGTASAPPPAASSAASSFFGGTDLAWVEINIAMNEELLPLLDLVPAHSTDPEVKALVTEVRAVNDQELATLRALHDEAKLPAENPHKGMPMPGMMTPELVAEAAKVRGPAFDKLLLAHLEAHFDQGVRLAGSEEKSGLEPRTKALAGEVIGTRKKYLPKVAG from the coding sequence GTGATCTATCCGCAGCGCACGGCCGTGGCCGGCTGTCTGCTCGCCCTGCTGCTGGGCGCCTCGGCCTGCGACGCGGGCACCGCCTCGGCCCCGCCGCCGGCGGCCAGTTCCGCCGCGTCGTCCTTCTTCGGCGGCACCGACCTGGCCTGGGTCGAGATCAACATCGCGATGAACGAGGAGCTGCTCCCGCTGCTCGACCTGGTCCCCGCACACAGCACCGACCCCGAGGTCAAAGCACTGGTCACCGAGGTCAGAGCCGTCAACGACCAGGAGCTGGCCACCCTGCGGGCCCTGCACGACGAGGCGAAGCTCCCCGCCGAGAACCCGCACAAGGGCATGCCGATGCCGGGCATGATGACCCCCGAACTGGTCGCGGAGGCCGCCAAGGTGCGCGGACCTGCGTTCGACAAACTGCTGCTGGCCCACCTCGAGGCGCACTTCGACCAGGGTGTGCGGCTGGCCGGCAGCGAGGAGAAATCCGGACTCGAGCCCCGCACCAAGGCACTCGCCGGCGAGGTCATCGGCACCCGCAAAAAATATCTGCCGAAAGTCGCCGGATAA
- a CDS encoding DUF1996 domain-containing protein — MRSGKSRFRRLIAPLGVAAVAGSLLVAGVQSAHAADTLLSQGRPALASSLENGESPAAAAVDGRADTRWGSQWADPQWLRVDLGSTATISQVVLQWEAAYAKSFQIQTSPDGNAWTSIYSTTTATGGTQTLTVNGSGRYVRLYGTQRGTGYGYSLYEFKVYGTSGSTPPAGGGDGYVLANPPVTGVVPSTATPPATNPPTTHHEFQANCSVSRSNLPDDPIVFPNMPGASHSHTFMGNTTTNAATTLASLNAGGTSCITPGDKTGYWMPTLLNGTTAVQPLGRQVIYYKSGVIDYRSVRPSPPGLRYVVGSPVATLDEFKNAPGAVEGWECGDSVRNWDFPASCPDGTQLNIRYQAPSCWDGIHLDTPDHKSHMAYPTVGVCPASHPVAVPMIEFKMAFPVSGNMANVKLSSGRAYSFHYDFYNAWDAPTLNALVNHCIKGGLQCDPRGFDQYKPERGAALNENYVLP; from the coding sequence ATGAGATCAGGGAAAAGCCGGTTCAGACGGCTCATCGCGCCGCTCGGCGTGGCCGCCGTCGCCGGATCGCTGCTGGTGGCGGGGGTTCAGTCGGCGCACGCCGCCGACACTCTGCTGTCGCAGGGCAGGCCGGCGCTCGCCTCCTCGCTGGAGAACGGCGAGTCGCCCGCGGCCGCCGCGGTCGACGGCCGGGCCGACACCCGCTGGGGCAGCCAGTGGGCCGACCCGCAGTGGCTGCGTGTCGATCTCGGCAGCACGGCCACGATCAGTCAGGTCGTGCTGCAGTGGGAGGCGGCGTACGCGAAGTCGTTCCAGATCCAGACCTCGCCGGACGGCAACGCCTGGACCAGCATCTACAGCACCACAACGGCGACCGGCGGCACGCAGACGCTGACGGTCAACGGCAGCGGCCGGTACGTCCGTCTCTACGGCACCCAGCGCGGCACCGGCTACGGCTACTCGCTGTACGAGTTCAAGGTGTACGGCACGAGCGGCAGCACCCCGCCCGCCGGTGGTGGTGACGGTTATGTCCTCGCGAACCCGCCGGTGACCGGTGTGGTCCCGTCGACGGCCACCCCGCCGGCGACGAACCCGCCCACCACGCACCACGAGTTCCAGGCGAACTGTTCGGTGAGCCGGTCGAACCTGCCCGACGACCCGATCGTCTTCCCGAACATGCCGGGCGCTTCCCACTCGCACACGTTCATGGGCAACACGACCACGAACGCCGCGACGACACTGGCCAGCCTGAACGCGGGCGGCACCTCGTGCATCACGCCGGGTGACAAGACCGGGTACTGGATGCCGACGCTGCTCAACGGCACCACCGCGGTGCAGCCGCTCGGCCGTCAGGTCATCTACTACAAGAGCGGCGTGATCGACTACCGCAGTGTCCGCCCGTCTCCTCCCGGTCTGCGGTACGTGGTGGGCAGTCCGGTGGCGACGCTGGACGAGTTCAAGAACGCGCCCGGCGCCGTCGAGGGCTGGGAGTGCGGCGACAGCGTCCGTAACTGGGACTTCCCGGCGTCCTGCCCGGACGGCACGCAGCTGAACATCCGGTACCAGGCTCCGAGCTGCTGGGACGGCATCCACCTGGACACGCCCGACCACAAGAGCCACATGGCGTACCCGACGGTGGGTGTCTGTCCGGCGAGTCACCCGGTGGCCGTCCCGATGATCGAGTTCAAGATGGCGTTCCCGGTCAGCGGGAACATGGCGAACGTCAAGCTGTCGAGCGGGCGGGCCTACTCGTTCCACTACGACTTCTACAACGCCTGGGACGCGCCGACCCTGAACGCGCTCGTCAACCACTGCATCAAGGGCGGGCTGCAGTGTGACCCGCGCGGCTTCGATCAGTACAAGCCCGAGCGGGGTGCGGCGCTCAACGAGAACTACGTCCTTCCGTAA